In one window of Frigoriglobus tundricola DNA:
- the rho gene encoding transcription termination factor Rho produces MSRPESPREAPREHTRAERPVDRAEPPAPPRVDPNEHGFDAETNSRYEQIKKGNTYITELQHMTIAQLQKAAKDANVPREEYAGLKKQDLVYRILRELSEANGLMFGEGTLEVLPDGFGFLRSPDYNYLPCPDDIYISPSQIRRFGLRTGAVVAGQTRPPKENERYFALLRVEAINYAEPDLLTSKVVFDDLTPLHPERRLKLETSHDELNTRVIDLITPIGKGQRGLIVAPPRTGKTVLLQKMANSIIQNHPECYVIVLLIDERPEEVTDMSRTVKGPRVEVVSSTFDEAPERHVQVSEMVIEKAKRLVEYGTDVVILLDSITRLARAYNTVSPGSGKLLSGGLDATALYKPKRFFGAARNIEEGGSLTILATALVDTGSKMDEVIFEEFKGTGNMEIHLERRMVERRVYPAIDVNRSGTRKEEMLRSEDELRLVHIMHRILADMNPVEAMDLLLKQLGKHKTNAEFLHSVTLT; encoded by the coding sequence GTGTCGCGCCCCGAAAGTCCGCGTGAGGCCCCGCGCGAACACACCCGCGCCGAGCGCCCCGTGGACCGGGCGGAGCCGCCCGCGCCGCCGCGCGTCGACCCGAACGAGCACGGGTTCGACGCCGAGACGAACTCCCGCTACGAGCAGATCAAGAAGGGGAACACGTACATCACCGAGCTGCAGCACATGACCATTGCGCAGCTCCAGAAGGCGGCGAAGGACGCGAACGTCCCGCGCGAGGAGTACGCCGGCCTCAAGAAACAGGACCTCGTTTACCGCATCCTCCGCGAGCTGAGCGAGGCCAACGGCCTCATGTTCGGCGAGGGCACCCTCGAGGTGCTGCCGGACGGCTTCGGGTTCCTCCGCAGCCCGGACTACAACTACCTGCCGTGTCCCGACGACATCTACATCTCGCCGTCGCAGATCCGCCGGTTCGGGCTGCGGACCGGGGCCGTCGTCGCCGGCCAGACCCGGCCGCCCAAGGAGAACGAGCGGTACTTCGCGCTCCTGCGCGTCGAGGCGATCAACTACGCCGAGCCGGACCTGCTCACCTCGAAAGTGGTGTTCGACGACCTGACCCCGCTGCACCCCGAGCGGCGGCTCAAGCTCGAAACGTCACACGATGAGCTGAACACGCGGGTCATCGATCTCATTACCCCGATCGGCAAGGGGCAGCGCGGGCTCATCGTCGCCCCGCCGCGGACCGGCAAGACGGTCCTGCTCCAGAAGATGGCGAACTCCATCATCCAGAACCACCCGGAGTGCTACGTCATCGTGCTGCTCATCGACGAGCGGCCGGAAGAAGTGACCGACATGAGCCGGACGGTGAAGGGGCCGCGCGTCGAGGTCGTGAGTTCGACCTTCGACGAGGCGCCGGAGCGGCACGTCCAGGTGAGCGAGATGGTGATCGAGAAGGCCAAGCGGCTGGTCGAGTACGGCACGGACGTGGTGATCCTACTCGACTCGATCACCCGCCTCGCGCGGGCGTACAACACCGTCTCGCCCGGCTCCGGCAAGTTGCTCTCCGGCGGGCTCGACGCGACCGCTCTGTACAAGCCCAAGCGGTTTTTCGGGGCCGCCCGCAATATTGAGGAGGGCGGGTCGCTCACGATCCTGGCCACGGCGCTGGTGGACACCGGCTCGAAGATGGACGAGGTGATCTTCGAAGAGTTCAAGGGCACGGGCAACATGGAGATCCACCTCGAACGGCGGATGGTGGAGCGCCGCGTGTACCCGGCGATCGACGTGAACCGCAGCGGCACCCGCAAAGAGGAGATGCTCCGCAGCGAGGACGAACTGCGGCTCGTCCACATCATGCACCGCATCCTGGCGGACATGAACCCGGTGGAGGCGATGGACCTGCTCTTGAAGCAACTCGGCAAGCACAAGACGAATGCCGAGTTCCTCCACAGCGTCACGCTGACCTGA
- the coaE gene encoding dephospho-CoA kinase (Dephospho-CoA kinase (CoaE) performs the final step in coenzyme A biosynthesis.), protein MTRFKHGPKPVIGLVGAIGAGKSTAAKCFTARGGYAIDADALGHEALQQPEIIAALVGKWGEGICKPDGTLDRREIGRIVFADPRQRNALEATVFPYIGERTRQEIFSAQVNPAVAFVLLDAAVLLEAGWGEMVDRLVYVDAPRDTRLARLAARNGWTEAELTAREAAQWPAAEKRARANAVLVNDAGIADLQCQVDRWLAEQSPPHAARTQEILNSD, encoded by the coding sequence GTGACCCGCTTCAAACACGGTCCGAAGCCCGTCATCGGCCTGGTCGGCGCGATCGGGGCGGGGAAGAGTACCGCCGCGAAGTGCTTCACGGCCCGTGGCGGGTACGCGATCGATGCCGACGCGCTCGGTCACGAGGCGCTGCAGCAGCCGGAGATCATTGCCGCGCTCGTTGGCAAATGGGGCGAGGGAATCTGCAAGCCGGACGGGACGCTGGACCGTCGGGAAATTGGGCGGATCGTGTTCGCCGACCCGCGCCAGCGGAACGCGCTCGAAGCAACGGTGTTCCCCTATATTGGCGAGCGCACGCGACAGGAGATTTTTTCCGCGCAAGTGAACCCGGCCGTCGCGTTCGTTCTCCTGGACGCAGCCGTTCTGCTCGAAGCCGGCTGGGGTGAAATGGTCGATCGGTTGGTCTACGTGGACGCCCCGCGGGACACGCGCCTCGCGCGCCTCGCGGCCCGTAACGGGTGGACCGAAGCCGAATTGACCGCCCGTGAGGCGGCCCAATGGCCGGCCGCCGAGAAGCGCGCACGGGCCAACGCCGTCCTGGTCAACGACGCCGGAATCGCCGACCTCCAGTGCCAGGTGGACAGGTGGCTTGCCGAGCAGTCGCCGCCGCACGCGGCACGGACTCAGGAAATCTTAAATTCTGATTAA
- a CDS encoding Uma2 family endonuclease codes for MAGKMESEMWIVGPQSPPIEYPSGDGQPLAETWLHVQAIMPLHQALEDFFRDRSDVFVASDLFWYRQEGSSQKVAPDVMVVPGVGARPRRSFFSWEENGAGPAVVFEMASENTWRDDLDDKYDQYERLGVREYFLFDPEGLYLVPRLQGYRLNGTAYRRLRGAELTSELGFGLRAEDTIVRLIDLKTGRPIPTRAEAVEAERKRADALQMEVERLRARLQQLGRSNGSEG; via the coding sequence GTGGCGGGGAAGATGGAGAGCGAGATGTGGATCGTCGGGCCGCAGTCACCGCCGATCGAATACCCTAGCGGGGATGGTCAGCCGCTTGCCGAAACCTGGCTCCACGTGCAAGCGATCATGCCGCTTCACCAGGCGCTTGAAGACTTCTTCCGTGACCGGTCGGATGTGTTCGTCGCCTCGGACCTGTTCTGGTACCGGCAGGAGGGGAGCAGCCAGAAGGTCGCGCCCGACGTGATGGTCGTTCCGGGCGTGGGTGCGCGACCGCGGCGGTCGTTCTTCTCCTGGGAGGAGAACGGGGCGGGTCCGGCGGTGGTATTCGAGATGGCGTCGGAGAACACGTGGCGCGACGACCTGGACGACAAGTACGACCAGTACGAGCGCCTCGGCGTGCGTGAGTATTTCCTCTTCGACCCCGAAGGGTTATACCTCGTGCCGCGTCTACAGGGATACCGGTTGAATGGGACGGCCTACCGCCGCCTGCGTGGGGCCGAATTGACGAGCGAACTCGGGTTCGGCCTCCGAGCCGAGGACACGATAGTGCGGCTGATCGACCTGAAGACCGGTCGGCCGATTCCGACACGTGCCGAAGCGGTCGAGGCTGAGAGAAAACGGGCCGACGCGCTTCAAATGGAGGTCGAACGGCTCCGCGCCCGGTTGCAGCAACTCGGGCGCTCCAACGGGAGCGAGGGGTGA